The Ictalurus furcatus strain D&B chromosome 5, Billie_1.0, whole genome shotgun sequence genome includes a region encoding these proteins:
- the zgc:113363 gene encoding myoD family inhibitor isoform X1: MRHKETEAMDVQQHSGKDRTHRNHLIQPESRVAEQDITQQPDPLSAKLPRANGIGYGGSNDSLTDIVITNENALLLPNHVPVIVHKLDKETPSPLNGLSSTDTVPNGSPPVCTPPTASTGQRAPDSAHIPKANGHNKPHKKRPPSTPKSHQSLKTSASQIQEVAGDDCCAHCVLACLFCELVPMCSALAQCLACGMECDALCCCGEACGDLAFCSGDPCTAVLDCAILEDCCQSSDCLEICLECCSICFPT, from the exons ATGCGTCATAAGGAGACAGAGGCCATGGATGTCCAGCAGCACAGCGGAAAGGATCGAACCCACAGGAACCATCTCATCCAGCCCGAGAGCAGAGTGGCGGAACAAGACATCACACAACAGCCAG ATCCTCTTTCAGCAAAGCTTCCACGTGCCAATGGAATAGGTTACGGGGGAAGCAATGACTCTTTAACAGACATCGTAATCACGAATGAGAATGCTTTACTGCTTCCCAACCATGTGCCAGTGATCGTGCACAAACTTGACAAAG AGACTCCCAGCCCTCTCAATGGCCTCTCTTCTACAGACACTGTGCCTAATGGATCTCCACCTGTCTGCACACCACCCACTGCCTCCACAGGTCAAAGGGCACCTGATTCTGCACACATACCCAAGGCCAACGGGCATAACAAACCCCACAAAAAGCGTCCTCCCTCCACCCCTAAAAGCCACCAGAGTTTGAAAACAAGTGCCAGTCAGATCCAGGAAGTCGCTGGTGATG actGCTGTGCTCACTGTGTCCTGGCCTGTCTGTTCTGTGAGCTGGTGCCCATGTGCTCAGCCCTGGCTCAGTGTTTGGCCTGTGGAATGGAATGTGACGCTCTGTGCTGTTGTGGCGAGGCGTGCGGAGACCTGGCATTTTGCTCCGGGGACCCCTGCACCGCCGTGCTGGACTGTGCCATCCTGGAGGACTGCTGCCAATCCTCCGACTGCCTGGAGATCTGTCtagagtgctgctctatctgcTTCCCTACTTAG
- the zgc:113363 gene encoding myoD family inhibitor isoform X2 yields MRHKETEAMDVQQHSGKDRTHRNHLIQPESRVAEQDITQQPAKLPRANGIGYGGSNDSLTDIVITNENALLLPNHVPVIVHKLDKETPSPLNGLSSTDTVPNGSPPVCTPPTASTGQRAPDSAHIPKANGHNKPHKKRPPSTPKSHQSLKTSASQIQEVAGDDCCAHCVLACLFCELVPMCSALAQCLACGMECDALCCCGEACGDLAFCSGDPCTAVLDCAILEDCCQSSDCLEICLECCSICFPT; encoded by the exons ATGCGTCATAAGGAGACAGAGGCCATGGATGTCCAGCAGCACAGCGGAAAGGATCGAACCCACAGGAACCATCTCATCCAGCCCGAGAGCAGAGTGGCGGAACAAGACATCACACAACAGCCAG CAAAGCTTCCACGTGCCAATGGAATAGGTTACGGGGGAAGCAATGACTCTTTAACAGACATCGTAATCACGAATGAGAATGCTTTACTGCTTCCCAACCATGTGCCAGTGATCGTGCACAAACTTGACAAAG AGACTCCCAGCCCTCTCAATGGCCTCTCTTCTACAGACACTGTGCCTAATGGATCTCCACCTGTCTGCACACCACCCACTGCCTCCACAGGTCAAAGGGCACCTGATTCTGCACACATACCCAAGGCCAACGGGCATAACAAACCCCACAAAAAGCGTCCTCCCTCCACCCCTAAAAGCCACCAGAGTTTGAAAACAAGTGCCAGTCAGATCCAGGAAGTCGCTGGTGATG actGCTGTGCTCACTGTGTCCTGGCCTGTCTGTTCTGTGAGCTGGTGCCCATGTGCTCAGCCCTGGCTCAGTGTTTGGCCTGTGGAATGGAATGTGACGCTCTGTGCTGTTGTGGCGAGGCGTGCGGAGACCTGGCATTTTGCTCCGGGGACCCCTGCACCGCCGTGCTGGACTGTGCCATCCTGGAGGACTGCTGCCAATCCTCCGACTGCCTGGAGATCTGTCtagagtgctgctctatctgcTTCCCTACTTAG
- the ntpcr gene encoding cancer-related nucleoside-triphosphatase: MIRHVFLTGSPGVGKTTLVQKLQEAISSTGVCIHGFCTEEVRESGRRVGFDVVTVNGQRGILARVGTTAPSGRREYTVGQYVVDLPSFESLALPLFRNASDGSRKVFVIDEIGKMELFSQAFIRAVRQALDSMDCTILGTIPLPKGRPLGLVEEIRARKDVKVFMVTKENRNVILDEIVAALKECLK; this comes from the exons ATGATTAGACACGTTTTCCTGACAGGTTCTCCAG gaGTGGGTAAAACCACACTAGTCCAGAAATTGCAGGAGGCGATAAGCTCAACAGGTGTGTGCATCCATGGCTTCTGCACGGAGGAGGTCAGAGAAAGTGGGAGAAGGGTGGGATTTGATGTAGTCACCGTAAACGGCCAGAGAGGAATCCTGGCCAGAGTCGG TACTACAGCTCCATCTGGCAGACGTGAGTATACTGTCGGCCAGTATGTTGTCGATCTGCCCTCGTTCGAGAGTCTTGCGCTGCCGCTTTTCCGAAAC GCGAGCGACGGAAGCAGGAAGGTGTTCGTTATAGATGAGATTGGGAAGATGGAGCTCTTCAGTCAGGCGTTTATCCGAGCGGTGAGACAGGCTCTGGACAGCATGGACTGCACCATCTTGGGAACAATCCCTCTTCCTAAAGGAAGACCCCTGGGCTTAGTGGAAGAGATCAGAGCAAGGAAGGATGTCAAGGTCTTTATG GTTACAAAAGAGAACAGAAATGTCATTTTGGATGAAATTGTTGCTGCACTAAAGGAATGTCTAAAATAA